From a single Bradyrhizobium sediminis genomic region:
- a CDS encoding AzlC family ABC transporter permease: MALPPLVSPSWQSPVRAFAWGVRSVASTVLTLVLFATYLGIGALAHDTHFSLGWVLASTALVWAGPAQIILISTLGSGATVVQAAIAVTVSAIRLFPMVVSVLPMMRTPTTKRRHLVLATHFIAVTLWVECFRLFPKVPRERRIAFTHGLGIGLCTVCLVATTLGYGLAANLPQLFAAAILLLTPLAFLLSTARNCRQLSDILALVLGLALFPLVSLLHTGVDILISGVSAGTIAYGVHWWRERQ, translated from the coding sequence TTGGCCCTTCCTCCGCTCGTCTCCCCGAGTTGGCAAAGTCCCGTGCGGGCGTTCGCGTGGGGCGTGCGCTCGGTTGCTTCGACGGTGCTGACGCTGGTGTTGTTTGCGACCTATCTCGGCATCGGCGCGCTGGCGCATGACACCCATTTCAGCCTGGGTTGGGTGTTGGCGAGCACGGCCTTGGTCTGGGCGGGGCCGGCGCAGATCATCCTGATCTCGACGCTGGGTTCGGGGGCCACCGTGGTGCAGGCGGCCATCGCCGTGACCGTCAGCGCGATCCGGCTGTTCCCGATGGTGGTCTCGGTGCTGCCGATGATGCGCACGCCGACGACAAAACGGCGGCATCTGGTGCTGGCAACGCATTTCATCGCGGTCACCCTGTGGGTCGAATGCTTCCGGCTGTTTCCGAAGGTGCCGCGCGAGCGGCGCATCGCGTTTACGCATGGGCTCGGCATCGGGCTGTGCACGGTATGCCTTGTCGCCACCACGCTCGGCTACGGGCTTGCCGCCAACCTGCCGCAACTGTTCGCCGCCGCGATCCTGCTGCTGACGCCGCTGGCCTTCCTGCTGTCGACCGCGCGCAACTGCCGGCAACTCTCCGATATCCTGGCGCTGGTGCTGGGACTAGCGCTGTTTCCGCTGGTATCCCTGCTGCACACCGGCGTCGACATACTGATCAGCGGCGTTTCGGCCGGCACCATTGCCTATGGCGTTCACTGGTGGCGGGAACGCCAATGA